From one Nothobranchius furzeri strain GRZ-AD chromosome 2, NfurGRZ-RIMD1, whole genome shotgun sequence genomic stretch:
- the lats1 gene encoding serine/threonine-protein kinase LATS1, protein MRRGEKPEGYRQMRPKILPVGNCSGNSQQMLMEIRKSLRDMSKPSDSSKVDNGGHGKMAPEDPRRSSNPKHHKALQEIRKSLVPYEVNGSSSTSDINKPMCLEQPCAGFEERRGATNYQDQMREPVMAANTSSSGLKAPGSSHMQQVVLRRPSWKGSKEALAPRLGPHMADGMVYRPDSPGPPPVYPPLRGVAASNSPWDNNPSTKRWSGNVEYFVPRISPVPQGARPDGYPNPPPQNQRGANPGPVVHQPIIMQSSGNKFTSPSTRTQNGSAQQDYIPGSSRQPPPPYPVNQSSRHSPTEQPASSPSYVNGGNIPPPMLVSNWSNSNQDLSPSWQQNVPVRSNSFNNHQLNGRPAHQASSQPSATTVTAITQAPILQPVSSTQVQKPELHTAVAPTHPPWKQHLSASPAAPAYPEPSPQVPQIPTALEAPNYIGPPPPYPKHLLQQPAAPSPPAYDAAANKLVAGREESPEEERSCSSGSSGDASREKVSESLESTTAAEKERKQITTSPVPVRRNNKKDEERRGESGRVNLYSPQAFKFFMEQHMENILKNHQQRIRRRKQLECEMDRVGLSYEAQKQMRMMLYQKESNYIRQMRAKMDKSMFKRIKTLGIGAFGEVCLARKEDTGSLYAMKTLRKKDVLLRNQVAHVKAERDILAEADNEWVVRLYYSFQDKENLYFVMEYIPGGDMMSLLIRLGIFKEELAQFYIAELTCAVESVHKMGFIHRDIKPDNILIDRDGHIKLTDFGLCTGFRWTHDSKYYQSGDHERQDSMDFSKEWEDQANCRCSERLKPLERRKARQHQRCLAHSLVGTPNYIAPEVLLRTGYTQLCDWWSVGVILYEMVVGQPPFLASTPLETQLKVINWKSTLHIPPQAKLTPEASDLIVKLCRDPEDRLGKNGADEIKAHPFFKRIDFSSDLRQQVAPYVPTIAHSTDTSNFDPVDPEKLRSSNGEGNHNDTLSCWFRKGKHPEHAFYEFTFRRFFDDNGHPYSCPKPIEYEGYDEDEADMESAELEAGKQGRDLVYV, encoded by the exons ATGAGGAGGGGGGAGAAACCCGAAGGATACAGACAGATGAGGCCCAAAATATTACCGGTCGGCAACTGCAGCGGCAACAGCCAGCAAATGCTGATGGAAATCCGAAAAAGTCTGCGCGACATGTCCAAACCTTCTGATTCTTCTAAAGTGGACAACGGCGGACACGGAAAGATGGCTCCTGAAGATCCAAGGCGCTCCAGCAATCCCAAGCACCATAAGGCATTACAGGAGATTCGCAAGTCCCTGGTGCCCTACGAGGTGAATGGTTCATCAAGCACTTCAGACATTAACAAACCGATGTGTCTGGAGCAACCATGCGCCGGGTTTGAGGAG CGTCGCGGTGCGACCAACTACCAGGACCAGATGAGGGAGCCGGTCATGGCTGCTAACACCAGCTCTTCAGGCCTGAAAGCTCCAG GATCTTCTCACATGCAGCAGGTGGTGCTCAGGAGGCCTAGCTGGAAGGGCTCTAAGGAGGCCCTCGCTCCCCGCCTCGGTCCTCACATGGCAGATGGGATGGTGTACCGCCCCGACAGCCCCGGGCCACCTCCTGTCTACCCACCACTCCGCGGTGTCGCGGCTTCTAATTCTCCCTGGGACAACAACCCATCAACCAAGCGCTGGTCTGGGAATGTGGAGTACTTTGTTCCACGAATCTCTCCAGTTCCCCAAGGAGCTCGGCCTGATGGGTACCCAAATCCACCTCCTCAGAATCAACGCGGGGCCAACCCAGGGCCCGTAGTTCACCAGCCTATCATAATGCAAAGTTCAGGGAATAAATTCACTTCTCCTTCCACTCGGACTCAGAATGGCTCCGCTCAACAGGACTACATACCAGGGAGCAGTAGACAACCCCCTCCTCCATACCCAGTCAACCAGAGCAGCCGACACAGTCCCACCGAGCAGCCGGCATCCTCTCCTTCGTACGTCAACGGTGGAAACATCCCTCCTCCCATGCTGGTGTCTAACTGGAGCAACAGCAACCAGGACCTGTCCCCGTCATGGCAGCAGAACGTGCCAGTCCGCTCAAACTCATTTAACAACCACCAGCTCAACGGCAGACCTGCTCATCAAGCCAGCTCCCAGCCCTCTGCCACTACGGTCACGGCCATCACTCAGGCTCCCATCCTGCAGCCGGTGTCGAGCACGCAAGTCCAGAAACCAGAGCTACACACTGCCGTCGCTCCCACACATCCTCCATGGAAGCAGCACCTTTCAGCATCTCCAGCTGCGCCTGCTTACCCAGAACCTTCACCTCAGGTCCCTCAGATCCCCACAGCACTAGAGGCACCAAACTATATAGGCCCTCCTCCACCGTACCCTAAACACCTCCTACAGCAGCCGGCTGCACCCTCGCCCCCTGCGTACGACGCTGCAGCCAATAAGCTTGTTGCGGGTAGAGAGGAGAGTCCTGAGGAggagaggagctgcagcagcgGCAGCAGTGGAGACGCCTCCAGGGAGAAGGTGTCAGAAAGTCTTGAAAGCACCACGGCAGCGGAGAAGGAGAGGAAACAAATCACAACATCACCTGTTCCTGTTCGCCGTAACAACAAGAAAGATGAGGAGCGCAGAGGGGAGTCTGGGAGAGTCAATCTGTATTCCCCCCAAGCCTTCAAGTTCTTTATGGAGCAACACATGGAGAACATCCTGAAGAACCATCAGCAGAGGATTCGGAGGAGGAAGCAGCTGGAGTGTGAAATGGACAGG GTGGGTTTGTCGTACGAAGCCCAGAAGCAGATGCGTATGATGCTCTACCAGAAGGAGTCCAACTACATCCGTCAAATGCGCGCCAAAATGGATAAGTCCATGTTCAAGCGGATCAAAACCCTCGGCATCGGAGCATTCGGCGAGGTGTGCTTGGCGAGAAAAGAGGACACGGGGTCGCTGTACGCCATGAAGACGCTTCGCAAAAAGGACGTGCTGCTGAGGAACCAGGTGGCCCACGTCAAAGCCGAGCGGGACATCCTGGCCGAGGCCGACAACGAGTGGGTGGTGCGTCTCTACTACTCCTTCCAAGACAAGGAGAACTTGTATTTTGTCATGGAGTATATCCCCGGGGGGGACATGATGAGCCTCCTCATCCGGCTCGGCATCTTTAAAGAAGAGCTGGCCCAGTTCTACATCGCAGAGCTCACTTGTGCGGTGGAGAGTGTCCACAAGATGGGCTTCATCCACAGAGACATCAAGCCGGACAACATTCTGATAGACAGAGACGGACACATAAAGCTGACCGACTTTGGTCTGTGCACAGGCTTCCGCTGGACCCACGACTCCAAGTATTACCAGAGCG GAGATCATGAGAGACAGGACAGCATGGACTTCAGTAAGGAGTGGGAGGATCAAGCTAACTGCCGCTGTTCAGAGCGTCTGAAGCCTCTGGAGAGGAGGAAGGCCCGGCAGCACCAGCGCTGTTTGGCCCACTCACTGGTGGGAACGCCCAACTACATCGCACCAGAAGTTCTGCTCCGAACAG GATACACTCAGCTCTGTGATTGGTGGAGCGTTGGGGTCATCCTGTACGAGATGGTTGTTGGACAACCTCCCTTCTTGGCGAGCACACCCCTGGAGACGCAGCTGAAG GTGATAAACTGGAAGAGCACGCTGCACATCCCCCCTCAAGCCAAGCTCACCCCAGAGGCGTCGGATCTCATCGTTAAACTCTGCCGCGACCCAGAGGATCGCCTTGGTAAGAACGGCGCAGATGAAATCAAAGCTCATCCATTCTTCAAAAGAATCGACTTCTCCAGCGACCTGAGACAGCAGGTGGCACCCTACGTCCCCACCATCGCTCATTCCACAGACACCTCCAACTTTGACCCAGTGGACCCTGAAAAGCTGCGGAGCAGCAATGGCGAGGGCAACCACAACGACACGCTGAGCTGTTGGTTCCGCAAAGGAAAGCACCCCGAGCACGCCTTCTACGAGTTTACCTTCCGGCGCTTCTTTGACGACAACGGCCACCCTTACAGCTGCCCCAAACCCATCGAGTACGAGGGCTATGACGAGGACGAGGCGGACATGGAGAGCGCGGAGCTCGAGGCCGGGAAACAAGGCCGGGATCTGGTCTACGTGTAG
- the nup43 gene encoding nucleoporin Nup43 isoform X2, with amino-acid sequence MESAKYVSQKVSKARWRPVSSSFLQQPEIFATGSWDNEENKISIWSVGNYENSGLEDGFEGDPQLICENKHDGDVLGLQFLDQERIVTASSTGAVTIFRHHHNSQTISVSQQWVKAHHYPCDNAPCTAVVCSSPEIITVGEDGRIIVLRADQDCMAQVIENADSSTIHAVTYLRTTEILTVNSIGQIKLWDLRQQSNSASQILSLSGDRVPLYCIDRHPNQQHIVATGGQDGMLCMWDVRQGSMPSSLMEAHSAEMWEVHFHPTNPDHLFTCSEDGSLLHWETSSHSDMPSFLQGNRNSSVTSRSAMALAGGNQSLISAWLNGDSSKSRLETTHMLPSQTLSVNSLDVLGQCLVCGTDGEAIFINKQVPV; translated from the exons ATGGAGAGTGCTAAGTACGTGTCCCAAAAAGTCAGCAAGGCCAGATGGCGTCCTGTGTCGTCTTCGTTTTTACAACAACCAGAAATCTTTGCGACGGGATCGTGGGACAACGAG GAAAACAAGATATCTATTTGGTCCGTGGGTAATTACGAAAATTCGGGCCTGGAAGATGGATTTGAAGGAGATCCGCAGCTTATTTGTGAAAACAAGCACGATGGAGATGTTCTTGGCCTCCAG TTCCTGGATCAAGAGAGAATCGTCACGGCCTCATCAACGGGAGCAGTCACCATCTTCCGCCACCATCACAACAGTCAG ACAATCTCAGTTTCCCAGCAGTGGGTGAAAGCGCACCATTACCCCTGTGACAATGCTCCCTGCACTGCAGTTGTGTGCAGCAGCCCTGAGATCATCACAGTTGGGGAGGACGGCAGGATTATTGTCCTCAGAGCCGACCAGGATTGTATGGCTCAAGTCATAG AGAATGCTGACAGCAGCACGATTCATGCTGTGACTTACCTGAGGACGACGGAGATTTTGACTGTGAACTCCATCGGACAAATAAAGCTATGGGATCTAAGACAACAGAGCAACTCGGCATCACAGATTCTGTCCTT GTCAGGAGACAGAGTTCCTTTGTACTGCATTGACAGAcatccaaaccagcagcacattgTAGCCACAGGAGGCCAGGATGGAATGCTCTGTATGTGGGATGTGAGGCAAGGCAGCATGCCCTCAtccctcatggaggcccactCAGCTGAAA TGTGGGAGGTCCACTTCCACCCTACCAACCCAGATCACCTGTTCACGTGTTCAGAGGATGGATCGCTGCTGCACTGGGAGACGTCCTCCCACTCAGACATGCCCTCCTTTCTACAAGGCAA CAGAAACAGCAGCGTGACCTCTCGCAGTGCGATGGCCCTTGCTGGAGGAAACCAGtccctcatcagtgcctggctcaACGGAGACTCCAGTAAAAGCCGCCTGGAGACGACCCACATGCTGCCCAGCCAGACGCTGTCTGTCAACAGCTTGGATGTGCTTGGACAGTGCTTAGTTTGTGGAACTGATGGAGAGGCTATTTttatcaacaaacaggtcccagtTTAA
- the nup43 gene encoding nucleoporin Nup43 isoform X1 gives MESAKYVSQKVSKARWRPVSSSFLQQPEIFATGSWDNEENKISIWSVGNYENSGLEDGFEGDPQLICENKHDGDVLGLQFLDQERIVTASSTGAVTIFRHHHNSQTISVSQQWVKAHHYPCDNAPCTAVVCSSPEIITVGEDGRIIVLRADQDCMAQVIENADSSTIHAVTYLRTTEILTVNSIGQIKLWDLRQQSNSASQILSLSGDRVPLYCIDRHPNQQHIVATGGQDGMLCMWDVRQGSMPSSLMEAHSAEMWEVHFHPTNPDHLFTCSEDGSLLHWETSSHSDMPSFLQGSRNSSVTSRSAMALAGGNQSLISAWLNGDSSKSRLETTHMLPSQTLSVNSLDVLGQCLVCGTDGEAIFINKQVPV, from the exons ATGGAGAGTGCTAAGTACGTGTCCCAAAAAGTCAGCAAGGCCAGATGGCGTCCTGTGTCGTCTTCGTTTTTACAACAACCAGAAATCTTTGCGACGGGATCGTGGGACAACGAG GAAAACAAGATATCTATTTGGTCCGTGGGTAATTACGAAAATTCGGGCCTGGAAGATGGATTTGAAGGAGATCCGCAGCTTATTTGTGAAAACAAGCACGATGGAGATGTTCTTGGCCTCCAG TTCCTGGATCAAGAGAGAATCGTCACGGCCTCATCAACGGGAGCAGTCACCATCTTCCGCCACCATCACAACAGTCAG ACAATCTCAGTTTCCCAGCAGTGGGTGAAAGCGCACCATTACCCCTGTGACAATGCTCCCTGCACTGCAGTTGTGTGCAGCAGCCCTGAGATCATCACAGTTGGGGAGGACGGCAGGATTATTGTCCTCAGAGCCGACCAGGATTGTATGGCTCAAGTCATAG AGAATGCTGACAGCAGCACGATTCATGCTGTGACTTACCTGAGGACGACGGAGATTTTGACTGTGAACTCCATCGGACAAATAAAGCTATGGGATCTAAGACAACAGAGCAACTCGGCATCACAGATTCTGTCCTT GTCAGGAGACAGAGTTCCTTTGTACTGCATTGACAGAcatccaaaccagcagcacattgTAGCCACAGGAGGCCAGGATGGAATGCTCTGTATGTGGGATGTGAGGCAAGGCAGCATGCCCTCAtccctcatggaggcccactCAGCTGAAA TGTGGGAGGTCCACTTCCACCCTACCAACCCAGATCACCTGTTCACGTGTTCAGAGGATGGATCGCTGCTGCACTGGGAGACGTCCTCCCACTCAGACATGCCCTCCTTTCTACAAG GTAGCAGAAACAGCAGCGTGACCTCTCGCAGTGCGATGGCCCTTGCTGGAGGAAACCAGtccctcatcagtgcctggctcaACGGAGACTCCAGTAAAAGCCGCCTGGAGACGACCCACATGCTGCCCAGCCAGACGCTGTCTGTCAACAGCTTGGATGTGCTTGGACAGTGCTTAGTTTGTGGAACTGATGGAGAGGCTATTTttatcaacaaacaggtcccagtTTAA